A single window of Myxocyprinus asiaticus isolate MX2 ecotype Aquarium Trade chromosome 48, UBuf_Myxa_2, whole genome shotgun sequence DNA harbors:
- the LOC127437381 gene encoding interferon-induced transmembrane protein 5-like: protein MDNATYSYVNDCTPLTNCKSGRKTGGSTVVNMSPADKKPPNDYLIWSLCNTLYVNFCCLGFMALIYSIKARDQKTLGDMRAAQECSDKAKWYNILASGWNLLIPLLFLGLLVLLLVHLGSSEGTFDFFGEDGFQSLMKLFSR from the exons ATGGATAACGCCACATACAGCTATGTGAACGATTGCACTCCACTCACAAACTGTAAGTCTGGCCGTAAGACTGGTGGCTCGACGGTGGTCAACATGAGCCCTGCGGACAAGAAGCCACCAAATGACTATTTGATCTGGTCCCTGTGCAACACTCTGTACGTCAACTTCTGCTGCCTGGGATTCATGGCCTTGATCTACTCCATCAAG gctcGAGATCAGAAGACCTTGGGTGATATGCGTGCCGCACAGGAATGCTCGGACAAGGCGAAGTGGTACAATATTCTGGCATCAGGCTGGAATCTGTTGATTCCTCTGCTCTTTCTGGGTTTGCTGGTTCTGCTCTTGGTTCATCTGGGCAGCTCAGAGGGAACATTTGATTTCTTCGGTGAGGACGGATTCCAGAGCCTCATGAAGCTTTTCAGCAGGTAG